The sequence GGCGCTGGACACCGGCTGGGTGATCGACACCCCCGGCTTCCGCTCCTTCGGGCTCTCCCACATCGACCCGTCCCGGGTCATCCTGGCCTTCCCCGACCTGGAGCCCGGCACCGTCGAGTGCCCGCGCGCGTGCAGCCACGACGAGCCGGACTGCGCGCTGGACGCCTGGGTCGCCGACGGCCACGCCGAGCAGGCCCGGCTCTACTCGCTGCGCCGGCTGCTCGCCAGCAAGGAGGCCCGGGAGGGCGACTGACGGCCGGTGCGGCGGACCGGTTCCGGTGTTCGAGGTGTCGGACGGCCCGCTCGTGGTGATCATAGGAAAGTCGGGCCGGATCACGGTCCGCCCGGCACCCGGGCCCGCCCACCGGTCCCGACCGTTCCCACCGATCACGACCGATCCCCGACCGACAGGGAGAGCACGCGATGGCATGGGCCCTGGTGATCCTGGCCGGACTGCTGGAGACCGGCTTCGCGATCAACCTCAAGCTCAGCGACGGCTTCACCAAGCTCTGGCCCACCGTCAGCTTCTGCGTCTTCGCCCTGGGCAGCTTCGGCCTGCTGACCATCTCGCTGAAGACCCTCCCGGTGGGCCCCGCCTACGCGGTGTGGACCGGGATCGGGGCCGCCGGCACGGCGATCTACGGCATGCTCTTCCTGGAGGAGACCACCTCGGTGCTCAAGCTGGTCTCGATCTCCCTG comes from Streptomyces sp. TLI_053 and encodes:
- a CDS encoding multidrug efflux SMR transporter; the encoded protein is MAWALVILAGLLETGFAINLKLSDGFTKLWPTVSFCVFALGSFGLLTISLKTLPVGPAYAVWTGIGAAGTAIYGMLFLEETTSVLKLVSISLVIAGVIGLQLSGSAH